The following proteins are encoded in a genomic region of Sorangiineae bacterium MSr12523:
- the tssG gene encoding type VI secretion system baseplate subunit TssG, whose protein sequence is MARFPQGRINSLERDAEGFAELFPAIAGRLANVHGGGRLGRLRRALFALTASILEKVAEFDMDAYRALAEVVAPSSTRPLPVATIVQFSATQGPAQRVPAGAEVRTVGAPDVNTFYHDRSCRFRVTADVDVGPFAIRNAHALGGALGFELVATSTRPLEDVIGDDLRIYVDGPREGALLVLTHLLAHTARIELSTAQAGTCLLRRVRPYGTSVDDVLAPEIDGPPNASALVREYFVFPEKFSFFVVEGVARALRGTKAVVATIVLRFREPLPPGTSIGADSLLPHCAPVINLFPAHSEPQTFGPGQSSFAVHVAGLARGRSSTYDVVSATATPRDRLAPEVALPRAHRFAADSISEAFPYAFSTRRVAVSAPPDRDTSLVVALTSPRGARPLLEPHVVSLRLRATNGACKVAPGEVTEAGAEFPASVAVRNILPGSPYVPPSVGTDLAFRAIMRGAIPPRDALFTLRTLLLSLLPPEDLDPILFRANLGRIHAIEQLAVTPAFDHEGSRRGYLFQFIVDETAFRGVGDVGLFFYVVQQLLHTHVSLNGFCRVEVQCRKTGAFIAWPPATPVTRPEHHHQHPCDAPANARVEVAQPESGAPSVEAPSAPSLEDLAPVICQYDFFEATRMLEHILDIDLSRESYAASPIRFGQQASLTHPATDIERLIIDRKQGGDGARLIMRFLGLVGTSSPLSASWTDAVFDADDEGRLQGFYDVLHHVFALRLYRAWKSRSIEGGFDLEGRDPLSQTLRSLAGVDALTTLPDEPVSDMVILGLADFRRGHAHAIDLRSAERLLQRLLHPLPISLEPNVRRTVQVGPSEVTRLGRNGAILGKTFVYGVERNDTDGMLALHMGPVDKATYQWLMPGGSGYTALWRLLTWLFDDKLLPMLAVRVAPENAPTLRLGAARLNVDTFYADAIDKEVLTLVPLVADPEKAVRQFVTYGDASC, encoded by the coding sequence ATGGCGCGGTTCCCCCAAGGGCGCATCAATTCTCTGGAGAGAGATGCGGAGGGGTTCGCCGAATTGTTCCCCGCAATCGCCGGGCGCTTGGCGAACGTCCATGGAGGCGGAAGGCTGGGACGCCTCCGCCGTGCGCTCTTTGCACTCACTGCATCGATTTTGGAGAAGGTCGCCGAATTCGATATGGACGCCTACAGGGCGCTGGCAGAAGTCGTAGCCCCCTCTTCCACCCGGCCGCTCCCGGTTGCGACGATCGTTCAATTCTCGGCGACACAGGGCCCAGCACAGCGGGTCCCGGCGGGCGCCGAAGTACGGACGGTCGGAGCGCCGGACGTGAACACGTTCTACCACGACCGATCTTGCCGCTTCCGCGTTACGGCCGACGTTGATGTCGGCCCGTTCGCCATCCGAAACGCCCACGCACTCGGAGGCGCGCTGGGATTCGAGCTGGTGGCGACTTCCACCCGGCCGCTCGAGGACGTAATTGGAGACGACCTTCGAATCTACGTGGATGGTCCACGCGAGGGAGCGCTCTTGGTGCTCACCCATCTACTCGCGCATACGGCACGCATCGAGCTCAGCACCGCCCAGGCTGGAACTTGCCTGCTGCGCCGGGTGAGGCCCTACGGCACCTCTGTCGACGATGTCCTCGCTCCGGAAATTGACGGTCCGCCCAACGCCAGCGCGCTGGTGAGAGAGTACTTCGTCTTCCCGGAGAAGTTTTCGTTCTTTGTCGTCGAAGGCGTGGCAAGGGCTCTACGGGGAACCAAGGCCGTTGTCGCGACCATCGTGCTCCGATTTCGCGAGCCATTGCCGCCCGGCACCTCCATCGGCGCGGATAGCCTTCTGCCGCATTGCGCCCCCGTCATCAACTTGTTCCCTGCGCATTCCGAGCCTCAAACGTTTGGGCCGGGACAGTCCAGCTTCGCTGTCCATGTGGCGGGGCTGGCGCGGGGGCGCTCGAGCACCTACGACGTCGTCTCGGCCACCGCAACGCCACGCGACCGTCTCGCGCCCGAAGTCGCGCTGCCGCGGGCCCACCGTTTTGCCGCGGATTCCATTTCCGAGGCCTTCCCCTATGCCTTCTCCACCAGGCGGGTGGCCGTCTCCGCGCCCCCCGACCGCGACACCTCGCTCGTCGTGGCGCTCACCAGCCCCCGTGGCGCGCGTCCGCTACTCGAACCGCACGTCGTCTCCCTGCGGCTTCGCGCGACCAATGGGGCCTGCAAGGTCGCCCCGGGCGAGGTGACCGAAGCGGGCGCTGAATTTCCAGCCTCCGTCGCGGTCCGTAACATCCTGCCAGGCTCGCCCTACGTACCACCGTCCGTCGGAACCGATCTCGCGTTTCGCGCCATCATGCGCGGGGCGATCCCTCCACGGGATGCGTTGTTCACGCTCAGAACCCTACTGCTCTCCCTACTACCGCCGGAAGACCTCGATCCCATCCTCTTTCGAGCCAATCTAGGGAGGATTCACGCCATTGAACAACTGGCCGTCACGCCTGCCTTCGACCACGAGGGCTCCCGACGTGGGTACCTCTTCCAGTTCATCGTGGACGAGACCGCGTTCCGCGGAGTCGGTGATGTGGGGCTGTTCTTCTACGTAGTTCAACAACTGCTCCACACCCACGTCTCGCTCAACGGATTCTGCCGCGTCGAAGTGCAATGCAGAAAAACCGGCGCCTTCATCGCTTGGCCGCCGGCAACGCCCGTGACGCGCCCCGAGCACCATCACCAGCATCCGTGCGATGCGCCTGCAAACGCTCGAGTGGAGGTGGCGCAGCCCGAATCGGGGGCGCCATCCGTCGAGGCGCCATCCGCGCCCAGCCTCGAAGACCTCGCACCAGTGATCTGCCAGTACGACTTCTTCGAGGCCACGAGAATGCTCGAGCACATACTCGATATCGACCTCTCACGCGAGTCGTACGCCGCATCGCCCATTCGCTTTGGTCAGCAGGCCAGCCTGACCCACCCAGCGACCGATATCGAGCGGCTCATCATCGACCGCAAGCAAGGCGGCGACGGCGCGCGTCTCATCATGCGATTTCTTGGGCTGGTTGGAACGAGCTCGCCGCTGTCAGCGTCGTGGACGGATGCCGTTTTCGACGCCGACGATGAAGGCCGGCTCCAAGGCTTCTACGATGTACTTCACCACGTCTTTGCTCTACGTCTCTATCGGGCTTGGAAGTCGCGCTCGATTGAGGGGGGATTCGACCTTGAAGGCCGCGACCCGCTTTCGCAGACCCTTCGATCTCTCGCCGGAGTCGACGCACTAACCACCCTGCCCGACGAGCCCGTGTCGGACATGGTCATCCTGGGGTTGGCTGACTTCCGCCGTGGCCACGCGCACGCGATCGACCTCCGCAGCGCGGAGCGACTCCTCCAACGTCTCCTTCACCCACTTCCGATATCCCTCGAACCGAATGTCCGACGAACCGTGCAAGTTGGGCCTTCAGAGGTCACTCGCCTCGGGCGCAATGGGGCGATCCTAGGCAAGACCTTCGTCTACGGCGTGGAGCGCAACGATACGGATGGAATGCTCGCATTGCACATGGGGCCCGTCGACAAGGCGACCTACCAATGGCTGATGCCAGGTGGGTCGGGCTATACGGCATTGTGGCGCCTCTTGACCTGGCTTTTCGACGATAAGTTGCTTCCCATGCTCGCAGTCCGCGTCGCCCCCGAGAACGCGCCGACCTTGAGGCTCGGAGCGGCCAGACTGAACGTTGATACGTTCTACGCTGACGCCATCGATAAAGAGGTCCTTACGCTAGTCCCACTGGTCGCCGACCCTGAAAAGGCGGTTCGTCAGTTTGTCACCTATGGAGATGCCTCATGTTGA
- a CDS encoding type VI secretion system baseplate subunit TssF, which produces MFRALFERAVNAVWDGFAELSETHRELAGILARDANVGITSLVQATAFGLACIDERLNDDGQAMIRALVALAMPECLRPRPAMTILALPPARIKVASAWRAKFDASSKDAGFPLSFELRSFVTPGPYELTEVCVERPSATLQTLQLTLAGRDGAVIGNVLPERVRFFVFIEPANAALEVIHALRIARDPIVFETFDVNGARLEQGQLPRSAFSWVRVDTDDEPPLVDAPEGRFRASVLLEDLFAFPEGHSFFEVRTTSFRSERVARIELTLPFGYVVGHAAAMRNSNVRLFCAPAVNAYHVPIMPLRAAQGPDWLLLPAERPRAEVLHVRTMQAEGQPGPVPLESFEAPEQPHTLESGRFYYRLSQKIARDGSRTEMRLSLATRESFRVRAPRPVIQGTVLASDGMLAQTIGVGEIGRTDIGQNISRVAPSRRAVLDRRLPMRMNAFGRMSAHRFAHQAHLDAFVGMHKDCVPDGAVRAPRFLAMTHQLERRGLSGGGSQQVDHFDVQIDKTACSDAEAFVVCHHVSRAVAERNDLMRASRLTASCQKGRREEIFAEYDARDGERLSFPLG; this is translated from the coding sequence ATGTTTCGAGCTCTGTTCGAGCGCGCTGTCAACGCCGTATGGGACGGCTTCGCCGAGCTCTCCGAGACGCATCGGGAGCTCGCGGGGATCTTGGCGCGCGACGCCAACGTGGGGATCACCAGCCTGGTTCAAGCCACCGCATTCGGCCTCGCGTGCATCGACGAGCGATTGAACGACGATGGCCAAGCCATGATCCGTGCGCTCGTCGCCTTGGCGATGCCCGAGTGCCTGCGGCCGCGGCCGGCCATGACCATCCTCGCGTTGCCGCCCGCGCGCATCAAGGTCGCCAGCGCCTGGCGCGCGAAGTTCGATGCGAGCAGCAAGGATGCGGGATTTCCACTATCGTTCGAGCTGAGGTCCTTCGTCACTCCGGGGCCGTACGAGCTCACGGAGGTGTGTGTGGAACGCCCGAGCGCCACATTGCAGACCTTGCAGCTGACGCTCGCGGGCCGCGATGGAGCGGTCATCGGCAATGTCCTTCCCGAGCGAGTCCGATTCTTCGTGTTCATCGAACCCGCCAACGCGGCGCTCGAAGTGATCCATGCGCTGCGAATCGCTCGCGATCCCATTGTGTTCGAGACGTTCGACGTGAATGGGGCGCGGCTCGAGCAAGGGCAGCTTCCTCGCAGCGCGTTCAGTTGGGTTCGGGTCGATACCGACGACGAGCCACCGCTTGTCGACGCGCCGGAGGGCAGGTTTCGCGCGAGCGTGCTGCTCGAGGACCTGTTTGCGTTTCCCGAAGGACACTCCTTCTTCGAGGTCCGAACCACCTCGTTCCGTTCGGAGCGGGTTGCACGCATCGAGCTCACGCTGCCGTTTGGCTACGTGGTCGGACATGCCGCGGCAATGCGCAACTCGAATGTTCGTCTATTCTGCGCACCAGCGGTCAACGCCTACCATGTTCCGATTATGCCATTGCGCGCAGCCCAGGGGCCCGACTGGCTGCTGCTGCCGGCGGAGCGTCCACGCGCGGAGGTCCTGCACGTTCGAACCATGCAGGCGGAGGGGCAACCGGGCCCCGTCCCCCTCGAATCCTTCGAGGCCCCCGAACAACCGCACACGCTGGAATCAGGTCGATTCTATTATCGACTCAGCCAAAAGATCGCGAGGGACGGTTCACGCACCGAAATGCGTCTTTCCCTCGCAACAAGGGAAAGCTTTCGCGTGCGAGCTCCGCGTCCCGTGATACAGGGCACGGTCCTCGCCAGCGATGGGATGCTCGCGCAAACGATCGGTGTCGGCGAGATCGGCCGCACCGACATCGGGCAGAATATCTCTCGCGTTGCACCCTCGCGTCGAGCCGTTCTCGATCGACGATTACCGATGCGGATGAACGCGTTCGGGCGCATGTCAGCGCATCGGTTCGCCCACCAAGCGCATCTCGATGCGTTCGTTGGAATGCACAAGGATTGCGTCCCCGACGGCGCCGTGCGCGCGCCGCGGTTCCTGGCGATGACGCACCAACTCGAGCGACGCGGCCTCTCCGGTGGTGGGTCGCAACAGGTCGATCACTTCGACGTACAAATTGATAAGACGGCGTGCAGTGACGCCGAGGCCTTCGTCGTCTGCCACCATGTGTCCCGCGCGGTAGCGGAGCGCAACGACCTAATGCGCGCCTCGCGCCTCACGGCTTCCTGCCAAAAGGGGCGTCGCGAGGAGATATTTGCTGAATACGACGCTCGCGATGGCGAGCGCCTTTCATTTCCGCTGGGTTGA
- a CDS encoding AgmX/PglI C-terminal domain-containing protein, producing the protein MDASIWSGVGAWGAGVFATLGGLAGIIALILLVASKRATYWLGLLAILLAFCSISSGILGIAHRKQQVDDAINRTTREYPQARSEIEKEMFRRPGYREAQALGIAACTLAAGPLLLGVLAALLGARRRRDGRFAWRLLGVAAGTGVTLLAALAARAESQRPLPGHNLPDGDPGWRLLRAQELSERDLDRGCLNLAEELENFYWLPTRKASFDEASGRVVHPPQGSRGDFPRIFDPDPRAVGPDFHLDAFAAKCVRRWITIHEAGCEGRERGEIASSLFYDLKGEALLESAILLDDSARPEIEKLAQGRICLESPSGLPWVGHGETRIEGNVPEPTIQRLELDRLVSQYDDRFRSCYQSGLRARPNLAGRVVVRFIVDDAGNVVSPTDAGSDLPDASVVACIVREFGKLSFPPLASGKVTVTYPIKLRPKYEYGE; encoded by the coding sequence ATGGATGCATCGATTTGGAGCGGAGTTGGTGCGTGGGGTGCCGGCGTCTTCGCGACGCTCGGCGGTCTGGCCGGCATCATCGCGCTCATTCTGCTCGTGGCCTCGAAGCGAGCGACCTATTGGCTCGGCCTTCTCGCCATCCTGCTCGCGTTTTGCTCGATCTCGAGCGGCATTCTCGGCATCGCGCACCGCAAGCAACAGGTCGACGATGCCATCAACCGCACGACCCGCGAGTACCCACAGGCTCGGTCAGAAATCGAAAAGGAAATGTTTCGCCGGCCGGGCTACCGAGAAGCGCAGGCCTTGGGCATCGCTGCGTGCACCTTGGCGGCGGGTCCCCTACTGCTAGGCGTTCTGGCGGCCTTGCTTGGCGCGCGACGACGTCGCGATGGGCGATTTGCCTGGAGGCTGCTCGGCGTCGCCGCGGGTACCGGAGTCACGCTCCTTGCGGCACTCGCGGCGCGCGCGGAAAGCCAGCGACCATTGCCGGGTCACAACCTTCCCGATGGGGATCCCGGCTGGCGATTGCTCCGGGCGCAAGAGCTCTCGGAGCGCGATCTCGACCGCGGCTGCTTGAACCTCGCAGAGGAGCTCGAGAACTTCTACTGGCTGCCTACGAGGAAAGCGTCCTTCGACGAAGCCAGCGGCCGTGTGGTGCACCCGCCGCAAGGCAGCCGCGGCGACTTTCCCAGGATTTTCGACCCTGATCCGCGCGCCGTGGGGCCAGACTTCCATCTCGATGCTTTCGCCGCGAAGTGCGTGCGGCGCTGGATCACCATTCACGAGGCGGGCTGCGAAGGGCGGGAGCGCGGAGAGATCGCCTCGTCGTTGTTCTACGACTTGAAGGGGGAGGCACTCCTCGAGTCGGCGATCCTGCTCGACGACAGCGCGCGCCCCGAAATCGAAAAGCTCGCCCAAGGGCGAATTTGCCTCGAGTCGCCCTCCGGCCTTCCCTGGGTGGGTCACGGCGAAACGCGCATCGAGGGCAACGTGCCGGAGCCAACGATCCAGCGGCTCGAGCTCGACCGACTCGTGAGCCAGTACGACGATCGGTTTCGTTCATGCTACCAAAGTGGTCTCCGCGCGCGGCCCAACCTCGCGGGACGCGTAGTCGTGCGTTTCATAGTGGATGACGCGGGAAACGTCGTCTCTCCGACGGATGCAGGCTCAGACTTGCCCGATGCGAGCGTCGTGGCGTGCATCGTGAGAGAGTTTGGCAAGCTCTCGTTTCCGCCGCTCGCTTCAGGCAAGGTAACCGTGACCTACCCCATCAAATTGAGGCCGAAGTACGAGTACGGCGAGTAG
- a CDS encoding protein kinase, whose product MWICTTGRLVPELCSRCWRDRGAPSASHAQSFSPRMPAVATRWPARSKGQAERVMPVYKRFQLIPGTKYFYLAWIGKGGYSEVIRVTNSVTIDENGEQQAQLRYALKLYAVLDDNLAEAEQLMLQELDKLRKLEHEGIVKAWDFGITEEEGGLRRPYLVMEYLHGQSLRTSLEAEQGQPISVGHVLNIMLQLLQAVQHAHNQGIIHRDLKPENIVFHRTTDGREIAKILDFGIAGLRWPQEGTNVPIGLLGTMLYMAPELWRGAAPTVQSDLYALGAIIYEMLAGQRPIGDKDTGNFGADVKAYSHGHQHVAPPPIRQFADVPEDLEELVMWMLRKDPRERPGRAYEVLERANFMYNRWEAEHATATLAPEFVTDHTAPWRRADFNRTEDRRPLEVVDDPELGGPAPENVEQEEAPTKSGQTTAGGTLRSALPATNRVADKYETPRAAGTPHFSSVRSAEPVVSPEQEMRAAPTLSYRAPTYDAAAQRTDTRPIHPDEIDPSRPAVGASYGANTGTANGQPARSPQPLPATNRLPPKSAGIGPAATTSSNLPDTNRLPLEPSSLATQLVAQVVQAPAFPAVHALDLDAPLAQTLDPDTPVMQTPRFDMPAVEAPDPALPPIVAMPIVHVFNAESATVNRPAAPEPSRNGASVNGITEAAIGAPADASEESVASEQRPALARPISEPPDSSKGLKWVDELSMAEARSIVVADEVRRHERGASGIATGDVNRNDRNAPTVVPGVAGPKRSDMANSHWTASLTMRALLFVGVILVAMLVVMAIYALLFRGRSPAMTSGTAGPPATMVGEPT is encoded by the coding sequence GTGTGGATCTGCACGACAGGACGACTTGTGCCCGAGCTGTGTTCGCGATGCTGGCGCGACCGGGGCGCTCCGAGCGCGTCGCACGCGCAGAGTTTTTCCCCTAGAATGCCGGCGGTCGCAACACGATGGCCCGCGCGGTCGAAGGGACAAGCAGAGAGAGTAATGCCGGTCTACAAGCGTTTCCAGTTGATCCCCGGGACGAAATATTTCTACCTCGCTTGGATCGGCAAGGGGGGCTACTCGGAGGTAATACGGGTCACCAATAGCGTCACAATTGACGAGAATGGCGAGCAACAGGCCCAGCTCAGGTACGCACTGAAGCTGTACGCTGTCCTTGACGATAACTTGGCCGAAGCCGAGCAGCTCATGCTTCAGGAGTTGGACAAGCTGCGGAAGCTCGAACATGAAGGAATCGTCAAAGCTTGGGATTTCGGGATCACTGAGGAGGAAGGGGGATTGAGGCGACCCTACCTCGTCATGGAATACCTGCATGGGCAATCGCTTCGAACCAGTCTGGAAGCGGAGCAAGGGCAGCCCATCAGCGTGGGGCACGTCCTCAACATCATGCTCCAGCTTCTGCAGGCTGTGCAACACGCCCACAACCAGGGGATCATTCACCGCGATTTGAAGCCAGAAAACATCGTTTTCCATCGAACCACGGATGGGCGGGAAATCGCCAAAATCTTGGACTTTGGAATCGCCGGCTTGCGGTGGCCCCAGGAGGGAACCAACGTCCCGATTGGTTTGCTCGGCACCATGCTCTACATGGCTCCCGAGCTATGGCGAGGTGCCGCCCCGACTGTGCAAAGCGATCTGTATGCGCTCGGAGCAATCATTTACGAGATGCTCGCCGGACAACGGCCGATCGGTGACAAAGACACGGGGAACTTCGGCGCCGACGTGAAGGCCTATTCTCACGGGCATCAGCACGTGGCACCACCTCCGATCCGACAGTTCGCCGATGTGCCCGAGGATCTCGAAGAGCTGGTTATGTGGATGCTTCGCAAAGACCCGCGCGAGCGGCCCGGCAGGGCTTACGAGGTCTTGGAGCGGGCGAACTTTATGTACAATCGATGGGAGGCGGAGCACGCGACCGCGACGCTGGCACCCGAGTTCGTGACGGATCACACAGCCCCTTGGCGGCGCGCCGATTTCAATCGCACCGAGGACCGTCGACCCTTGGAGGTCGTGGACGATCCAGAATTGGGCGGTCCGGCTCCGGAAAATGTCGAGCAGGAAGAAGCGCCGACGAAATCGGGCCAGACGACGGCGGGCGGTACACTCCGCTCCGCTCTTCCGGCAACCAACCGAGTTGCGGATAAGTACGAGACACCACGCGCGGCGGGAACGCCCCATTTCTCGTCCGTCCGCAGCGCGGAGCCGGTCGTGTCGCCGGAGCAAGAAATGAGGGCGGCGCCGACGCTCTCCTATCGCGCGCCCACGTACGACGCCGCGGCCCAACGAACAGATACGCGCCCGATTCACCCAGACGAGATCGACCCCTCCCGTCCCGCCGTCGGCGCCTCATACGGAGCGAACACGGGTACGGCCAACGGCCAGCCAGCGCGCTCCCCACAGCCGCTGCCTGCGACGAACAGGTTGCCACCCAAGAGCGCGGGCATCGGTCCGGCGGCCACCACGAGCTCGAATCTGCCCGACACGAACCGGCTTCCGCTCGAGCCCAGTTCGTTGGCCACGCAGCTTGTCGCACAGGTCGTGCAGGCCCCGGCGTTCCCCGCCGTGCACGCGCTCGACCTCGATGCACCGCTCGCGCAAACGCTCGATCCCGACACGCCGGTTATGCAGACGCCCCGGTTTGACATGCCAGCCGTGGAGGCGCCGGATCCTGCGCTGCCACCGATCGTCGCGATGCCGATCGTACACGTGTTCAACGCGGAATCCGCAACGGTCAATCGGCCAGCCGCGCCGGAGCCGTCGCGCAACGGCGCCAGCGTCAACGGAATCACGGAGGCTGCCATTGGCGCGCCCGCGGATGCCAGCGAGGAGTCCGTCGCGAGCGAGCAACGTCCGGCGCTGGCGAGGCCCATAAGCGAACCGCCTGACTCGTCGAAGGGACTCAAGTGGGTCGATGAGCTCTCGATGGCGGAGGCCCGATCGATTGTCGTCGCCGACGAGGTCCGTCGACATGAGCGCGGCGCATCCGGCATCGCCACGGGCGATGTCAATCGAAACGATCGGAACGCTCCGACCGTCGTCCCAGGAGTCGCGGGGCCGAAGCGCTCAGACATGGCGAACAGCCATTGGACAGCATCGCTCACGATGCGCGCGCTACTATTTGTCGGCGTGATCCTGGTTGCGATGCTGGTCGTGATGGCAATCTATGCCCTCCTCTTTCGCGGCCGGTCTCCCGCAATGACATCGGGAACGGCTGGCCCTCCGGCGACGATGGTTGGAGAGCCCACATGA
- a CDS encoding FHA domain-containing protein produces MLLLRLHNPGAGRSFEHTAERTPVIIGRDPSQAGCAIENDLDVSREHASVELRGDEIYARDLGSTNGTFFNGVRLGDQWTSLGHADTERQITLAAWVIGVRRAARPAVVKAEASLASTERAPEVPRATAIIRPTLRSGEPLGPEYETMRLANANDLPRPVIVAKRLAKGIEEHRSAERALYEEIESQIEALPASERAAACEELAIDYPDLARGVLRALFERCAVTVPPESPPPLPPDAAAALTGVQGLSHWWTKRTVLSAADIKAFCTKVRGVHDEFVQAHLEQVKGIERFEKAVAVGAGENAFRLPQTRAEFSHALLDWNDSTDRALEALRRELTDLKLHHLGMFDGVMAGVKALLDEFDPDAIEEAWNERQARRDAVTRKMSQLAKDKELMEIYFSRHRDLADEENTRFRKLFGPEFAEAYKAHAIERRSRSTSSGLDRPAADPPQLAPGPRTSRSSE; encoded by the coding sequence ATGTTGCTCCTGAGACTTCACAACCCCGGCGCCGGCCGCTCGTTCGAGCATACTGCCGAGCGAACACCAGTCATCATCGGGCGAGATCCCAGTCAGGCGGGATGTGCAATTGAGAACGATCTCGACGTATCTCGCGAGCACGCGAGCGTCGAGCTGCGGGGCGATGAGATTTACGCCAGGGACCTCGGGAGCACCAACGGCACGTTCTTCAACGGGGTGAGGCTCGGCGATCAATGGACGTCGCTCGGCCACGCCGATACCGAGCGGCAGATCACACTCGCGGCGTGGGTGATCGGCGTACGTCGCGCGGCACGGCCCGCTGTCGTCAAGGCGGAAGCATCACTTGCGTCGACCGAGCGCGCCCCCGAGGTTCCTCGCGCGACGGCGATCATTCGCCCGACGCTTCGTTCCGGTGAGCCGCTGGGGCCCGAGTACGAAACGATGCGCCTGGCAAACGCCAACGACCTTCCGCGCCCTGTGATCGTGGCGAAGCGCCTCGCCAAAGGAATTGAGGAGCATCGGAGCGCGGAGCGGGCGCTCTACGAGGAAATTGAGTCTCAAATCGAAGCGCTGCCCGCGTCCGAACGCGCAGCCGCATGCGAGGAGCTCGCGATCGATTACCCCGACCTCGCCCGGGGTGTCCTGCGTGCACTGTTCGAGCGGTGCGCCGTGACGGTGCCACCTGAATCGCCACCGCCCCTGCCGCCTGACGCGGCGGCTGCGCTCACCGGCGTACAAGGCTTGTCGCATTGGTGGACCAAGCGGACCGTGCTCAGCGCCGCCGATATCAAGGCGTTCTGCACAAAGGTTCGCGGGGTGCACGACGAGTTTGTGCAAGCGCACCTCGAGCAGGTAAAAGGGATCGAGCGCTTCGAGAAGGCGGTGGCTGTGGGCGCGGGCGAAAATGCCTTCCGTCTGCCGCAAACCCGGGCCGAGTTTTCGCACGCGCTCCTCGACTGGAACGACTCGACAGATCGAGCGCTCGAGGCGCTCCGGCGCGAGTTGACGGATCTCAAGCTCCATCACCTGGGAATGTTCGACGGGGTGATGGCGGGCGTCAAAGCGTTGCTCGACGAATTCGATCCCGACGCGATCGAGGAGGCGTGGAACGAGCGTCAAGCCCGGCGCGACGCCGTGACTCGCAAAATGAGCCAGCTCGCGAAGGACAAGGAGCTGATGGAGATTTACTTCTCGCGTCACCGCGATCTTGCCGATGAGGAGAACACTCGATTTCGCAAGCTCTTTGGTCCCGAATTCGCCGAGGCGTACAAGGCCCACGCGATCGAGCGCCGGAGTCGGTCGACATCATCGGGCCTTGATCGCCCTGCGGCGGACCCGCCTCAATTGGCACCCGGACCCCGAACATCTCGCTCGAGCGAGTAG